A stretch of the Ischnura elegans chromosome 5, ioIscEleg1.1, whole genome shotgun sequence genome encodes the following:
- the LOC124158704 gene encoding transmembrane protein 258 — MISMLDVEHMTRYVSPVNPAVFPHLSLLLLGIGVFFTAWFFVYEVTATKFTRDIFKELLVSLVAALFSGFGVLFLLLWVGIYV, encoded by the exons ATGATATCAATG ctgGACGTTGAACACATGACGAGATATGTTTCTCCGGTGAATCCTGCCGTTTTTCCACACTTGTCCTTACTGCTCCTCGGCATCGGAGTGTTCTTCACGGCTTggttttttgtttatgaagtgaCGGCAACCAAGTTCACGAGGGACATTTTTAAAGAGCTCCTAGTTTCCCTAGTGGCTGCCTTATTTTCTGGCTTCGGTGTCCTTTTCCTGCTGCTGTGGGTCGGAATATATGTGTGA
- the LOC124158703 gene encoding tumor susceptibility gene 101 protein, whose protein sequence is MSDGANEAFLKRQLAMYHHPDATRRDVMNVLKRYHSLSHRMETFVFNDGLQKELFNLHGTIPVPFKGNYYNIPICIWLMDTHPFHAPMCYVKPTPEMEIRVSPHVDNNGKVYLPYLHNWQPKTSDLLGVIQVMTCCFAESPPVFTKRRPAVNPVGNSPGSQTATTTPYPTQSYMPMPGGASGTAGPPYPMNNSGRAPLPYPLAPQTGGHFPPMQSMGTPSYPAYPPYPMGTPQVQPVQDTGIETSATETGTITGEHIRASLLSAVEDKLRRRLREQCQQAMAESETLRRTGAELAHGKQRLDIILSRLEKEQMELEKSTVILREKEQELSKAIARLEEQKTIDVDDAVTTTAPLYKQLLNAFAEEAATEDAIYYLGEALRREVIDLETFLKHVRTLSRKQFTLRALMHKCRQKAGLVG, encoded by the exons ATGAGTGACGGTGCGAATGAAGCTTTTCTTAAACGCCAATTGGCCATG TACCATCATCCTGATGCCACCAGACGTGATGTTATGAACGTTTTGAAACGATATCattcactttctcatcgcatggAGACCTTTG TTTTTAATGACGGTTtgcagaaggaattattcaactTGCATGGAACAATACCAGTACCGTTTAAGG gcAACTACTACAACATACCAATTTGTATATGGCTTATGGATACTCATCCATTCCACGCCCCTATGTGCTATGTTAAACCAACGCCAGAAATGGAAATAAGAGTTTCACCACATGTAGATAACAATGGAAAAGTATACCTTCCATACCTGCATAATTGGCAACCA AAAACTTCGGATTTACTGGGAGTGATTCAAGTGATGACTTGCTGTTTTGCGGAATCTCCTCCTGTGTTTACCAAAAGGAGGCCTGCTGTCAATCCAGTTGGAAATAGTCCTGGCTCTCAAACAGCTACAACCACACCGTATCCTACTCAAT CGTATATGCCAATGCCTGGTGGTGCCTCCGGAACGGCCGGTCCTCCATATCCAATGAATAATTCAGGAAGAGCACCCCTTCCGTACCCTCTTGCTCCTCAAACTGGTGGTCACTTTCCTCCTATGCAGAGTATGGGAACTCCAAGCTACCCAGCATATCCACCTTACCCCATGGGAACTCCTCAG GTACAGCCTGTTCAGGACACAGGCATTGAGACCTCTGCTACTGAAACTGGAACAATAACTGGTGAGCATATACGTGCCTCCCTTCTGTCAGCTGTGGAAGACAAGCTTCGGAGAAGATTACGTGAGCAGTGCCAACAG GCAATGGCTGAATCAGAAACTTTGAGGCGGACTGGTGCTGAATTGGCTCATGGAAAACAGAGGCTGGATATCATACTCTCTAGACTTGAAAAggaacag ATGGAACTGGAAAAAAGTACTGTAATACTTAGGGAGAAAGAGCAAGAACTGAGTAAAGCCATAGCGCGACTAGAAGAGCAGAAGACAATCGATGTAGATGATGCAGTTACAACTACAGCTCCTCTTTATAAACA GTTATTGAATGCGTTTGCTGAAGAAGCTGCCACTGAAGATGCAATTTATTACCTTGGTGAGGCATTGCGACGCGAAGTAATCGATTTGGAGACATTTCTGAAGCATGTGCGCACACTCTCAAGGAAACAATTCACACTCCGTGCTCTTATGCATAAATGTCGGCAGAAGGCTGGTTTGGTTGGTTAA
- the LOC124158708 gene encoding proton-coupled amino acid transporter-like protein CG1139, translated as MPLNPGTVSPEDTSGNRLGQPPDPPDQQSKIHGPLNNAWTSSEPGHLNVAYTPDGEGEGEVYMIGGMKGASGNAIAGKEDNGYQRQPDLYNPHDHRRLDHPTNNWETLIHMLKGSLGTGILAMPEAFHNAGYLVGIIGTIFIGFLCTYCLHVLIRCQYILCSRLRVPVLNYPDTMAEAIEIGPQWLKRFKTSSRHVVNAFLIVYQLGICCVYIVFVATNFKQIIDEYWKDVDVRIYMLMLLVPLILLNYIPNLKILAPFSSAANVMTFVGLGIVLYYLFGREVPSLSERNAVGEPSHFPLFIGTTLFALEAVGVIIALENNMETPSAFGGYSGVLNRAMLVIIALYVLLGFSGYLKYGEGALGSVTLNLPTDEVLAQVVKGMFAAAIFITYALQCYVPLEIIWKEYLVKHLQKRSPRERTLLEYAVRTAIVITTFLLAVAVPRLELFISLFGALCLSALGIIFPPLIEICILWRFEPVDPGVEGGSTEISEVAVNDVRDHGLGPYRWRLIRGLAIIIFGLFGLFVGSYTALKAIVVSLL; from the exons CAATGCTTGGACGTCGAGTGAGCCGGGCCACCTCAATGTCGCCTACACGCCTGACGGGGAAGGCGAAGGTGAAGTCTACATGATAGGGGGAATGAAAGGGGCCAGCGGCAACGCCATCGCCGGAAAGGAGGATAACGGGTACCAGCGGCAGCCGGACCTCTACAACCCTCACGACCACCGGAGGCTGGACCATCCCACCAA CAATTGGGAAACGCTCATCCATATGCTGAAGGGGAGTTTAGGTACGGGAATCCTAGCCATGCCGGAAGCATTCCATAACGCAGGTTACCTCGTCGGTATCATCGGAACTATTTTCATTGGCTTTTTGTGTACATACTGTCTCCATGTTCTG ATACGTTGCCAATACATCCTCTGTTCGAGGTTACGAGTCCCAGTCCTAAATTACCCAGACACGATGGCCGAGGCAATAGAAATTGGGCCTCAGTGGCTGAAGAGGTTCAAAACATCTTCGAG GCACGTGGTCAACGCCTTTTTAATTGTGTATCAGCTGGGGATCTGTTGCGTCTACATAGTTTTCGTCGCTACCAATTTTAAGCAG ATTATCGATGAGTATTGGAAAGACGTGGACGTCCGAATCTACATGCTGATGCTGTTGGTACCACTTATTCTGCTCAATTACATACCCAACCTTAAAATCCTTGCGCCTTTCTCGTCTGCAGCCAATGTGATGACCTTCGTGGGCCTTGGAATAGTTCTCTACTACCTCTTTGGTAGAGAAGTGCCTTCCCTCTCGGAGAGAAACGCTGTAG ggGAGCCGTCGCATTTCCCGCTTTTCATTGGAACTACTCTGTTTGCATTGGAAGCGGTTGGGGTG ATTATTGCACTGGAGAACAACATGGAGACTCCATCGGCCTTTGGAGGCTACAGCGGTGTCCTCAATAGAGCAATGCTCGTCATCATTGCGCTCTACGTGCTTCTTGGCTTCTCGGGATACCTCAAGTATGGAGAAGGGGCCTTAGGAAGCGTTACGCTGAACCTCCCGACTGATGAAGT GTTGGCGCAAGTTGTGAAAGGAATGTTCGCGGCTGCCATCTTCATTACGTATGCACTTCAGTGTTACGTCCCGTTAGAGATCATCTGGAAAGAATATCTAGTCAAGCATCTTCAGAAGAGGAGTCCTAGAGAAAGGACCTTGTTGGAGTACGCAGTGAGGACAGCAATCGTCATTACCACTT TCCTTCTCGCGGTGGCCGTGCCTCGGCTGGAGCTATTCATCTCCCTCTTCGGGGCGCTCTGCTTGTCTGCACTTGGCATCATATTCCCCCCTCTCATCGAAATCTGCATCCTCTGGAGATTCGAACCCGTGGACCCCGGCGTCGAAGGCGGCTCCACAGAGATCTCGGAGGTGGCAGTGAATGACGTCAGGGACCACGGCTTGGGGCCCTACCGCTGGAGGTTGATCCGAGGCCTCGCCATCATTATCTTCGGTCTTTTCGGTCTCTTCGTGGGCTCCTACACTGCTCTTAAGGCCATCGTGGTCTCATTACTCTGA